In Comamonas sp. lk, the following proteins share a genomic window:
- a CDS encoding Trm112 family protein: MDAKLLELLVCPVTKGPLRFDRERQELISHSARLAYPVRDGIPVLLENEARTLSDEELEDDR; the protein is encoded by the coding sequence ATGGACGCCAAACTTCTTGAACTGCTGGTCTGCCCCGTCACCAAGGGCCCGCTGCGCTTTGACCGCGAGCGTCAGGAACTGATCAGCCACAGCGCCCGTCTGGCCTACCCCGTGCGCGACGGCATTCCCGTGCTGCTGGAAAACGAGGCCCGTACGCTGTCGGACGAAGAACTCGAAGACGACCGCTAA
- the lpxK gene encoding tetraacyldisaccharide 4'-kinase has protein sequence MPTAPSTSSPSLPSSGLRALWRRRGVGAWLLWPLSALYGALQGWNAQRMLQTQQSAGLPVIVVGNVIAGGAGKTPVTQAVVAHLLARGWQPGIISRGYGRKSRDCREARADSCASEVGDEPALLARSTGVPVFVAAQRIEAARALRTAYPQVDVIVSDDGLQHLALARDVELCVFNDEGVGNGFLLPAGPLREKWPRPVTASLYAGQPPSPLGSAPAFALQRQLADTAVNGKGEKIALSCFAGQRVEAVAAVARPESFFAMLAQQGIAPAVTQALPDHYDFESFSRRLDNGQPLICTEKDAIKLWNSHPEAWAVPLQLQLPQAFWELLDAHPALAARPQNCGSGAVSVLGSDYH, from the coding sequence ATGCCTACAGCCCCAAGCACCTCCTCTCCATCCCTGCCCTCCAGCGGTCTGCGCGCCCTGTGGCGCCGGCGGGGTGTGGGCGCCTGGCTGCTGTGGCCGCTGTCCGCGCTGTATGGCGCGCTGCAAGGCTGGAACGCGCAGCGCATGCTGCAAACCCAACAAAGCGCGGGCCTACCCGTTATCGTGGTCGGCAATGTGATTGCAGGCGGCGCGGGCAAAACCCCGGTGACCCAGGCCGTGGTGGCCCATTTGCTGGCCCGCGGCTGGCAGCCCGGCATCATCTCGCGCGGCTATGGCCGAAAAAGCCGCGATTGCCGCGAAGCCCGCGCCGACAGCTGCGCCAGCGAAGTCGGTGATGAGCCGGCCCTGCTGGCCCGCTCTACCGGCGTTCCCGTGTTTGTCGCCGCCCAGCGCATTGAAGCGGCCCGCGCCCTGCGCACCGCCTATCCGCAGGTCGATGTCATCGTCAGCGACGACGGCCTGCAGCATCTGGCTCTGGCCCGCGATGTGGAGCTATGCGTTTTCAACGATGAAGGCGTGGGCAACGGCTTTTTGCTGCCTGCAGGCCCGTTGCGCGAAAAATGGCCCCGCCCCGTGACGGCCAGTCTGTATGCCGGCCAGCCACCCAGCCCCCTGGGCAGCGCCCCGGCATTTGCGCTGCAACGCCAACTGGCCGATACCGCCGTCAACGGCAAAGGCGAGAAGATCGCGCTGAGCTGCTTTGCCGGCCAGCGTGTGGAAGCCGTGGCCGCCGTAGCCAGACCCGAATCGTTTTTTGCCATGCTGGCACAGCAGGGCATTGCCCCTGCCGTCACCCAAGCCTTGCCAGATCACTATGATTTTGAGAGCTTCTCGCGCAGATTGGATAATGGCCAGCCCTTGATTTGCACCGAAAAAGACGCGATCAAACTCTGGAATTCCCACCCCGAGGCCTGGGCCGTGCCCCTGCAGCTGCAGCTGCCTCAGGCCTTCTGGGAGCTGCTGGATGCGCATCCCGCCCTGGCCGCTCGCCCCCAAAATTGCGGCAGCGGCGCCGTCTCAGTGCTCGGCTCTGACTATCATTGA
- a CDS encoding biopolymer transporter ExbD yields MNFRPRHRDEPEINLIPFIDVLLVVLIFLMLSTTYSKFTELQLTLPVANAEQQRNRPKEIIVSVAADGRYAINKAAVQDRSVAVLAQALTTAAVAGLDSIVIISADAMAPHQSVVSVMEAARRAGLSQITFATQTSAAAGTAK; encoded by the coding sequence ATGAACTTCCGTCCCCGCCATCGCGATGAGCCAGAGATCAACCTGATCCCCTTCATCGACGTGCTGCTGGTGGTGCTGATCTTTTTGATGCTGTCCACCACCTACAGCAAGTTCACCGAGCTGCAGCTGACGCTGCCCGTGGCCAATGCCGAGCAGCAGCGCAACCGGCCCAAGGAGATCATCGTCTCCGTGGCTGCCGACGGCCGCTACGCCATCAACAAAGCCGCCGTGCAAGACCGCAGCGTGGCCGTGCTGGCCCAGGCCCTGACCACGGCCGCCGTGGCCGGCCTGGACAGCATCGTCATCATCAGCGCCGACGCCATGGCCCCTCACCAGTCCGTGGTCAGCGTGATGGAGGCGGCCCGCCGCGCCGGACTGTCGCAAATCACTTTTGCCACACAGACATCGGCTGCCGCAGGTACGGCCAAATAA
- a CDS encoding MotA/TolQ/ExbB proton channel family protein, with amino-acid sequence MLSIIQAAGWPIWPLIACSILALALIFERFASLKTGKVIPPNLLNEAITVSSRNLPTPELTQQLSQSSALGEVLAAGLRTMQIHPDSSEDELRAAMEGAGRAAAHKLEKYLSALATIASAAPLLGLLGTVIGMIEIFGSQSGAPTGGGNPGQLAHGISIALYNTAFGLIVAIPTLVFWRYFRARVDGYLLSMELASEHFVRHLSRLKLAK; translated from the coding sequence TTGCTGTCGATCATACAAGCCGCAGGATGGCCTATCTGGCCTTTGATTGCCTGCTCGATATTGGCTCTGGCACTGATTTTTGAACGCTTTGCTTCGCTGAAGACGGGCAAGGTCATACCGCCCAATCTGCTCAACGAGGCCATCACCGTATCCTCGCGCAACCTGCCCACGCCGGAGTTGACGCAGCAGCTGTCACAAAGCTCGGCGCTGGGCGAAGTGCTGGCCGCAGGTCTGCGCACCATGCAAATCCACCCGGACAGCAGCGAAGACGAATTGCGCGCTGCCATGGAAGGCGCGGGCCGCGCGGCCGCCCACAAGCTCGAAAAATACCTTAGCGCCTTGGCCACCATTGCCTCGGCCGCTCCTCTTTTGGGATTGCTGGGCACGGTCATTGGCATGATTGAAATTTTTGGCTCGCAGTCGGGCGCCCCTACGGGTGGCGGCAACCCGGGCCAGCTGGCTCACGGCATCTCGATTGCGCTGTACAACACGGCGTTTGGCCTGATTGTGGCCATCCCCACCCTGGTCTTCTGGCGCTACTTCCGCGCTCGCGTAGACGGCTATCTGCTGAGCATGGAGCTGGCTTCCGAACATTTTGTGCGCCATCTGTCGCGCCTGAAGCTAGCCAAGTGA
- the xseA gene encoding exodeoxyribonuclease VII large subunit: MFDCSNPASAPRVWEVGALCHAIGDALQARFNPVAVRGEISGFSRAASGHCYFNLKDAGGQIRCAMFRRNAEQMGFYPRDGELVEVRGRLGVYEQRGDLQLVVEQLQRAGQGAWFEQFLRLKAKLEAEGLFDTARKRPLSTMPRGIGVVTSLGAAALHDVVTALRRRVPHIPVVIVPALVQGAQAPQSLVDALQKMYQLAQSGQGQEGDLAQISPLIDCILLVRGGGSMEDLWAFNDEQLARTLVQSPVPLISGVGHETDFTIADFCADLRAPTPTAAAELVAQPRELWLGALDLLQDRLDNAVQRVLDRNAQRLDLAAQRLGRPSEQLSRNHLQLARQAQRLRHAMLFQLQRMTQNQQALQAQLPQSLQRRLEQQKQGLERMDLRLQLLDPRLVLQRGYALLTDTKGKPVTQVKQAPPGAALKAQLADGAVDVVVTQPRLL, from the coding sequence ATGTTTGACTGCTCCAATCCAGCCAGCGCGCCGCGTGTGTGGGAAGTTGGTGCCCTGTGCCACGCCATTGGTGATGCTTTGCAGGCCAGATTCAATCCGGTGGCCGTGCGTGGCGAGATTTCGGGCTTTTCGCGCGCAGCCAGCGGGCATTGCTATTTCAACCTCAAGGATGCCGGTGGGCAGATTCGCTGTGCCATGTTTCGCCGCAATGCCGAACAGATGGGGTTCTACCCCCGCGATGGGGAGTTGGTGGAGGTGCGCGGGCGTCTGGGGGTGTATGAGCAGCGTGGCGATCTGCAACTGGTGGTGGAGCAGTTGCAGCGTGCCGGCCAGGGTGCCTGGTTCGAGCAGTTTCTGCGACTCAAGGCAAAGCTGGAGGCCGAAGGCCTGTTCGATACGGCCCGCAAGCGACCGCTGAGCACCATGCCCCGTGGCATTGGCGTGGTCACCTCGCTGGGGGCTGCGGCCTTGCATGACGTGGTCACGGCCTTGCGCCGCCGGGTGCCGCATATTCCGGTGGTGATTGTTCCGGCCCTGGTGCAGGGCGCTCAAGCGCCTCAGTCGCTGGTCGATGCGCTACAAAAAATGTACCAGCTAGCGCAGTCTGGACAAGGGCAGGAGGGTGATTTGGCCCAAATATCGCCGCTCATAGACTGCATTTTGCTGGTGCGCGGCGGCGGCTCTATGGAGGATCTCTGGGCCTTCAACGACGAGCAACTGGCCCGCACCCTGGTGCAAAGCCCTGTGCCTCTGATCAGCGGCGTGGGGCATGAGACCGATTTCACCATTGCCGATTTCTGTGCCGATCTGCGCGCGCCCACGCCCACGGCCGCTGCCGAACTGGTGGCCCAGCCGCGCGAGCTTTGGCTGGGTGCCCTGGATTTGCTGCAGGACCGGCTAGACAACGCTGTGCAGCGCGTGCTCGATAGAAATGCCCAGCGCCTGGATCTGGCCGCCCAGCGCCTGGGCCGCCCCAGCGAGCAGCTGTCGCGCAATCATTTGCAACTGGCCCGTCAGGCCCAGCGCCTGCGCCATGCCATGCTCTTTCAATTGCAGCGTATGACGCAGAACCAGCAAGCGCTGCAAGCCCAATTACCTCAAAGCTTGCAGCGTCGTCTGGAGCAGCAAAAGCAAGGCCTGGAGCGCATGGATTTGCGCCTGCAACTGCTGGACCCGCGCCTGGTGCTGCAGCGCGGCTATGCCTTGTTGACCGATACCAAGGGCAAGCCCGTCACCCAGGTCAAGCAGGCCCCGCCCGGTGCGGCGCTGAAAGCCCAGCTTGCCGACGGGGCGGTGGATGTGGTCGTCACCCAGCCGCGCCTGCTTTGA
- a CDS encoding Fe-Mn family superoxide dismutase: MERTLPPLPYAIDALAPAYSQETLEFHHGKHHNAYVVKLNELQAGTEFENMELEEVIKKSSGGIYNQAAQIWNHTFFWNCMAPNGGAEPTGALADAINKKWGSYADFKKAFVASAVGNFGSGWTWLVKKADGSVDIVNMGAAGTPLTTGDKAVLTVDVWEHAYYIDYRNARPKFVETFFDKLVNWKFAEANFAA; the protein is encoded by the coding sequence ATGGAACGCACTCTGCCCCCACTGCCTTACGCCATTGATGCTCTGGCTCCTGCCTACAGCCAGGAAACTCTGGAGTTCCACCATGGCAAGCACCACAACGCGTATGTGGTCAAGCTCAATGAACTGCAAGCCGGCACCGAGTTTGAGAACATGGAGCTGGAAGAGGTGATCAAGAAGTCTTCGGGCGGTATCTACAACCAGGCAGCCCAGATCTGGAACCACACCTTCTTCTGGAACTGCATGGCCCCCAACGGCGGTGCAGAACCCACAGGCGCTCTGGCTGATGCCATCAACAAGAAGTGGGGCTCCTACGCCGACTTCAAGAAGGCTTTCGTGGCCTCCGCCGTGGGCAACTTCGGTTCTGGCTGGACCTGGCTGGTCAAGAAGGCCGATGGCTCGGTGGACATCGTCAACATGGGCGCTGCCGGCACCCCTCTGACCACGGGCGACAAGGCCGTGCTGACCGTGGACGTCTGGGAACACGCTTACTACATCGACTACCGCAATGCCCGTCCCAAGTTTGTCGAAACCTTCTTCGACAAGCTGGTGAACTGGAAGTTTGCCGAAGCCAACTTCGCCGCCTGA
- a CDS encoding class III extradiol ring-cleavage dioxygenase, with protein sequence MVQSSRMQVYFICHGAGPWPWVAEMQAWHAQMADALRDIPRQLGRRPRAVLLISAHWEEPVFTVQSAQQPGMLYDYGGFPAHTYQVQYRSPGSPALAQRVERLLEQGGIAVRQDGQRGYDHGMFAPMQIIYPEAQVPVVQLSLRSNLNAAEHLAMGRALAALRDEEVLIIGSGASYHNMRTFGTAGHVPSKRFDDWLAQTMLQTTPAERSQRLADWESAPGARTAHPREEHLLPLMVVVGAAQQDAAQRVYFEERFMESATLSSYCLGAVADKDTVADML encoded by the coding sequence ATGGTGCAGAGCAGTCGCATGCAGGTCTATTTCATCTGCCATGGCGCAGGCCCCTGGCCCTGGGTGGCTGAAATGCAGGCCTGGCACGCGCAGATGGCAGACGCTTTGCGTGATATTCCGCGCCAGCTAGGCCGCAGGCCGCGAGCGGTATTGCTGATCTCGGCCCATTGGGAGGAGCCCGTATTCACCGTGCAAAGCGCGCAGCAGCCAGGCATGTTGTATGACTATGGCGGCTTTCCCGCTCACACCTATCAAGTGCAGTACCGCTCGCCCGGCTCGCCGGCATTGGCCCAGCGTGTGGAGCGCTTGCTGGAGCAGGGCGGTATTGCGGTGCGCCAGGACGGGCAGCGCGGCTATGACCACGGCATGTTTGCCCCCATGCAAATCATCTACCCCGAGGCCCAGGTGCCTGTGGTGCAGCTGAGTCTGCGCAGCAACCTGAACGCGGCCGAGCACCTGGCGATGGGTCGCGCCCTGGCAGCGCTGCGCGACGAAGAGGTGCTCATCATCGGCAGCGGTGCCAGTTATCACAATATGCGCACCTTTGGCACTGCGGGTCACGTGCCTTCCAAGCGTTTTGACGATTGGCTGGCTCAGACCATGCTGCAAACCACGCCCGCCGAGCGCAGCCAGCGGCTGGCCGACTGGGAAAGCGCTCCCGGTGCCCGCACGGCCCACCCGCGTGAAGAGCATCTGCTGCCGCTGATGGTGGTCGTCGGTGCGGCGCAGCAGGACGCGGCGCAACGGGTTTATTTTGAAGAGCGGTTCATGGAGTCGGCGACCCTGTCCAGCTATTGCTTGGGCGCTGTGGCGGACAAAGACACAGTTGCAGACATGCTCTGA
- a CDS encoding VOC family protein: MKLGYTIVYVPNVQASLQFFSAAFGFAVKFLHESGSYGELATGETTLAFAAHELGHGNFPGGHIAASESEQPLGMELALLTDDVEAAHARAIQAGAVQLAAPSAKPWGQTVSYVRSPDGCLIELCTPVSG; encoded by the coding sequence ATGAAGCTCGGATACACCATTGTTTACGTACCCAACGTCCAAGCCTCCTTGCAGTTTTTCTCGGCAGCTTTTGGTTTTGCAGTGAAGTTTCTGCACGAATCCGGCAGCTACGGCGAACTGGCCACCGGCGAGACCACACTGGCGTTTGCCGCGCATGAGCTAGGTCATGGCAATTTTCCTGGAGGCCATATCGCGGCGTCAGAGTCAGAGCAACCGCTGGGCATGGAGTTGGCGCTGCTCACTGACGATGTGGAGGCCGCACATGCCCGGGCGATACAGGCAGGAGCCGTGCAACTGGCCGCACCCAGCGCCAAGCCCTGGGGGCAGACCGTTTCCTATGTGCGCAGCCCTGATGGCTGCTTGATTGAGCTTTGCACGCCGGTGAGCGGCTAG
- a CDS encoding SMI1/KNR4 family protein, which translates to MTAEQYLTHLHAVYEQFQLPFQRMPPASEADLATLADVLGPLDTQLTALWRITRGSSTDSDQPMFQRPGFVDALDFLTPQRSIAQAQAMEKRAQRMWDLAGPASDDRRLTGRWWHTGWQPFASFYGDIVLLIDHHPGPEGTVGQVIAYVHDPDHISWIAPSFGAYLQAAADSMDQDREEFLNGPLEGA; encoded by the coding sequence ATGACAGCTGAGCAATACCTCACCCATTTGCACGCCGTGTATGAACAGTTCCAATTGCCGTTCCAGCGGATGCCACCGGCATCAGAGGCGGACCTGGCCACGCTGGCCGATGTGCTTGGCCCCTTGGATACCCAACTGACCGCGCTGTGGCGCATCACCCGGGGCAGCAGCACCGACAGCGATCAGCCCATGTTTCAAAGACCTGGCTTCGTCGATGCCCTGGACTTTCTCACCCCACAGCGGTCCATCGCCCAGGCACAGGCCATGGAAAAGCGCGCTCAACGTATGTGGGATCTGGCCGGGCCGGCTTCTGACGACAGGCGCCTGACCGGTCGCTGGTGGCATACGGGCTGGCAACCGTTTGCCAGCTTTTACGGGGACATTGTTTTGCTGATTGACCATCACCCCGGCCCCGAGGGCACGGTGGGCCAGGTGATTGCCTATGTGCACGATCCCGATCACATCAGCTGGATTGCACCAAGTTTTGGCGCCTACCTGCAAGCTGCCGCCGACAGCATGGACCAAGACCGCGAAGAATTTCTGAACGGGCCATTAGAAGGAGCATGA
- a CDS encoding TolC family protein, with translation MNTLAHDRPETSFRGRVRLTALLGSAIWLTGCANLTSQALSTAEIQSQVQADKQSLGKDAVALTGPVSLEEAIARAIKYNSAQRLRGMEEAVAQGTADVAKFDMLPKLVASAGYRYRDKDLISRSTDSVTGAPSLAHPYISSDRESTLTSLSFSWSLLDFGQSYYAARQHADRAQIASERRRKAIHTLIQDVRIAYWRVAAAQALESSLSIAAQEADKALEDSRKVEAEKLRSPLDPLRYQRQLLENIRLLEAVQQELSSARVELSSLMGMPPGALQQPLRVVEPAMSNAKRWLEQPVEKLEDRALLLNPDLRESLYNARIANEETKRVMLRMFPGLSFNYGANKSSDSYLINDRWQDAGLQISFNLLGLLALPAQRQLADAGVKLADQRRLATQMAVLTQLHVARLQFANAVHQYERAQTIADVDQRISEHVSNQLQAEKINALELVSQRTATILSVLRRYQALSNMQAASSRLQATLGMEPVIEGTDSMPLPELTQAVARSLQSWEAGQIQ, from the coding sequence ATGAACACCCTTGCTCATGACCGGCCAGAGACAAGTTTCCGTGGCCGTGTCCGGCTGACCGCCTTGCTGGGATCTGCCATTTGGCTGACCGGCTGTGCCAATTTAACCAGCCAGGCGCTGTCCACGGCAGAAATACAGTCGCAGGTTCAGGCAGACAAGCAAAGCCTGGGCAAGGATGCGGTTGCGCTGACCGGTCCTGTCAGCCTCGAGGAGGCCATTGCCCGTGCCATCAAGTACAACTCTGCCCAGCGCCTGCGCGGCATGGAGGAGGCTGTGGCCCAGGGCACGGCCGATGTGGCCAAGTTCGATATGCTGCCCAAGCTGGTGGCTTCGGCCGGTTATCGTTATCGCGACAAGGATCTGATCAGCCGCAGCACGGATTCGGTGACTGGGGCCCCTTCTCTGGCTCATCCCTATATATCCTCGGACAGGGAGTCCACGCTGACTTCGCTGAGTTTTTCCTGGAGTCTGCTGGACTTTGGCCAAAGCTACTACGCTGCGCGCCAGCATGCGGACCGGGCCCAGATTGCGTCTGAGCGCCGCCGCAAAGCGATCCACACGCTGATCCAGGATGTGCGCATTGCTTATTGGCGCGTGGCTGCGGCCCAGGCACTCGAGTCCTCGCTCTCCATCGCCGCGCAGGAAGCCGACAAGGCGCTGGAAGACTCACGCAAGGTGGAAGCGGAAAAACTGCGCTCACCTTTGGACCCGCTGCGCTATCAGCGGCAGCTGCTGGAAAACATACGCCTGCTGGAAGCCGTGCAGCAGGAGTTGTCTTCCGCGCGCGTGGAGCTGTCCTCACTGATGGGCATGCCGCCCGGTGCGCTCCAGCAGCCGCTGCGCGTGGTGGAGCCGGCCATGTCCAACGCCAAGCGCTGGCTGGAGCAACCCGTGGAAAAGCTGGAAGACAGGGCCCTGCTGCTCAACCCCGATTTGCGTGAGAGCCTTTACAACGCCCGTATTGCCAACGAGGAAACCAAGCGCGTGATGCTGCGCATGTTCCCAGGCCTGTCCTTCAACTACGGCGCCAACAAAAGCAGCGACAGCTATCTGATCAATGACCGCTGGCAGGACGCGGGTCTGCAGATTTCCTTCAATCTGCTGGGCTTGCTGGCCTTGCCGGCCCAGCGCCAACTGGCAGATGCCGGCGTCAAACTGGCCGATCAGCGTCGCCTGGCTACCCAGATGGCGGTATTGACTCAGCTGCATGTGGCCCGTCTGCAGTTCGCCAATGCCGTGCACCAATATGAAAGAGCACAAACCATTGCCGATGTGGATCAGCGCATTTCCGAGCATGTGAGCAATCAGTTGCAGGCCGAGAAGATCAATGCGCTGGAGCTGGTTTCCCAGCGTACGGCCACCATCCTTTCGGTACTACGTCGCTATCAAGCCCTGTCCAATATGCAGGCTGCAAGCTCCCGCCTGCAAGCCACGCTGGGCATGGAGCCCGTGATTGAAGGCACGGACAGCATGCCCTTGCCCGAACTCACGCAGGCCGTGGCCCGATCGCTGCAAAGCTGGGAAGCAGGGCAGATTCAATGA
- a CDS encoding efflux RND transporter periplasmic adaptor subunit: protein MLLVLSMGAHAQPSAPTPMPKPKAALPSVLEQREIRAQLAPRRYTTLAAEIGAKVQRLPVTEGAAFRQGQLLVQFDCSLPQAQLNKAQAGVDATEKTWKANQRLAELNSVGKVELDVSQAEWNKARAEVSANRSLLSKCQITAPYAGRVAEQKIREQQYAQPGQPLLDIIDDSLLELEFLVPSRWLTWLQQSTEFQVRIDETGKAYPAKVQRLAARVDPVSQSIKVNAAIHGKFPELIAGMSGQVLLVPPAAAKP from the coding sequence ATGCTTTTAGTCCTCTCCATGGGCGCCCATGCCCAGCCCAGTGCGCCCACGCCGATGCCCAAACCCAAGGCCGCTTTGCCCAGCGTTCTGGAACAGCGCGAGATACGCGCCCAGTTGGCGCCGCGTCGTTACACCACGCTGGCGGCCGAGATCGGTGCCAAGGTGCAGCGCCTGCCCGTAACGGAAGGCGCGGCCTTTCGCCAAGGCCAGCTACTGGTGCAGTTTGACTGCAGCCTGCCGCAAGCACAGCTCAACAAGGCCCAGGCAGGCGTTGACGCCACCGAAAAAACCTGGAAAGCCAACCAGCGTCTGGCGGAGTTGAACTCAGTCGGCAAGGTGGAACTGGATGTCTCTCAGGCCGAATGGAACAAGGCCAGGGCCGAAGTCTCAGCCAACCGCAGTCTGCTGAGCAAATGCCAGATCACCGCACCCTATGCAGGTCGGGTGGCCGAGCAAAAAATTCGCGAGCAGCAATATGCCCAGCCAGGCCAGCCCCTGCTGGACATCATTGACGACAGCCTGCTGGAGCTGGAGTTTCTGGTGCCCTCGCGCTGGCTTACCTGGCTGCAGCAGAGCACGGAGTTTCAGGTGCGCATTGATGAAACCGGCAAGGCCTACCCCGCCAAGGTGCAGCGCCTGGCGGCAAGAGTGGACCCGGTCAGTCAGTCCATCAAGGTCAATGCTGCCATTCATGGCAAGTTTCCCGAATTGATAGCCGGCATGAGCGGGCAGGTGCTGTTGGTACCACCTGCGGCTGCTAAGCCTTAA